The following are from one region of the Cloacibacterium sp. TD35 genome:
- a CDS encoding peptidylprolyl isomerase yields MKYLFALSFLVTLISFNANAQVKKGDLVDGISAVVGGEIVLESDILEQQNYAAQQGAAQTNKCEFMEQILSNKLLIYKAKKDTLIQDRTAAIRAQAGDKYNQILSQFPSERAMLDAYKFRSSYEMKNVIEKMDVDNYYGQAKYALITDKVNITPNEVTDFYNAFKYQLPQVKDEVVLSKIVMFPKLTDAHKQEIIDKLKKIKQDILNGESFENKARIYSDDPGSAANGGLYTNIGRGKMVKIFEATALNLQEGEISDPVESEFGFHIIQLVKKSGKLYDARHILLKSEANAEEIAAAKAEMEQIRKDILEGKITFKDAAYKHSDDKNTKFNAGVIPAEDGSDRQEKINLPATIAYQIAGVNKGDLTEVFMDELNQKKAVVLMKVNDIIPEHSLDIATDFERIKSFALNKKKNEVLEKWVKENLADTFISLDNRYKDCQFKTDWNKAAIVK; encoded by the coding sequence ATGAAATATTTATTTGCATTGAGTTTTTTGGTAACGCTCATTTCTTTTAATGCAAATGCACAAGTGAAAAAAGGAGATTTAGTAGATGGAATTTCTGCAGTGGTAGGAGGTGAAATTGTATTAGAATCAGATATTTTAGAACAACAAAATTACGCTGCTCAACAAGGTGCTGCACAAACCAATAAATGCGAATTTATGGAGCAGATTTTGAGTAATAAACTTTTAATTTATAAAGCTAAAAAAGATACTCTTATTCAAGACAGAACAGCTGCGATTAGAGCACAAGCTGGTGATAAATACAATCAGATTTTATCTCAGTTCCCGTCAGAAAGAGCTATGTTAGATGCTTATAAATTTCGTTCTTCATACGAAATGAAAAACGTTATTGAGAAAATGGATGTTGATAACTATTATGGTCAAGCTAAATATGCGCTGATTACAGATAAAGTAAATATCACGCCTAATGAAGTAACCGATTTTTATAACGCTTTCAAATACCAGTTGCCACAAGTAAAAGATGAGGTAGTGCTTTCTAAAATTGTAATGTTTCCTAAACTTACAGATGCACACAAGCAAGAAATCATCGATAAACTTAAAAAAATCAAACAAGATATCTTAAACGGAGAATCTTTTGAAAATAAAGCGAGAATCTATTCTGATGACCCAGGTTCAGCTGCAAATGGTGGTTTGTATACCAACATCGGAAGAGGTAAAATGGTGAAAATTTTCGAAGCTACAGCACTTAATCTTCAAGAAGGAGAAATTTCTGATCCTGTAGAATCTGAATTTGGTTTCCACATTATTCAATTGGTTAAAAAATCAGGTAAATTGTACGATGCAAGACACATATTACTAAAATCTGAAGCAAATGCTGAAGAAATAGCAGCTGCAAAAGCAGAAATGGAGCAAATTAGAAAAGATATCCTTGAAGGAAAAATTACTTTCAAAGATGCAGCCTACAAACATTCTGATGATAAAAACACTAAGTTTAATGCAGGCGTAATTCCAGCAGAAGACGGTTCAGACAGACAAGAAAAAATTAATCTTCCAGCAACTATTGCTTATCAAATTGCAGGGGTAAATAAAGGAGATTTAACAGAAGTTTTCATGGATGAACTCAATCAGAAAAAAGCCGTAGTATTAATGAAAGTGAATGACATTATTCCTGAACATTCTCTAGATATTGCTACAGATTTTGAAAGAATTAAAAGTTTTGCTCTAAACAAAAAGAAAAATGAAGTCTTAGAAAAATGGGTAAAAGAAAATCTAGCAGATACTTTTATCTCATTAGACAATCGTTACAAAGATTGCCAGTTTAAAACCGATTGGAACAAAGCAGCAATCGTAAAATAA